In Seriola aureovittata isolate HTS-2021-v1 ecotype China chromosome 17, ASM2101889v1, whole genome shotgun sequence, a genomic segment contains:
- the rusf1 gene encoding RUS1 family protein C16orf58 homolog: MENDSGVVLATERYGSAESWKYFARDGVVERRRDGSEGESRGNSIVGVFKSVFLPQGYPESVSDDYLQYQFWDTVQAFSSSLSGTLATQASLRGVGVGNQEATVAAATVTWLLRDGTGMLGRILFAWRKGTKLDSEAKKWRMFADVLNDMAMFMEILAPHFPACFTLIVCTAGVFKSIVGVAGGATRAALTVHQARRDNMADISAKDGSQETLVNLAGLLISLILIPLITDNPVLTLSLFFLFTMLHLFANYKAVRSVVMETFNEARLSIVLQQYLRDKRILSPLEANQREPVFLEFTKTAPIRLGVRLQEVVQSPEELQLTLKNNNMPYILGVRNGCICVCLGPKASVHDEIRVMCQAVWVSSTMSPPAHTEPTTQQQQSHWEMVHESHKLMDTIFNPFLKGVEAAGWDTKRTLLDWDEWRVEWKSKSN; the protein is encoded by the exons ATGGAGAACGACAGTGGTGTGGTTTTGGCCACAGAGAGATACGGCAGTGCAGAGTCCTGGAAGTATTTTGCAAGGGATGGAGTGGTGGAAAGAAGGAGGGATGGCAGCGAGGGTGAATCCAGAGGAAACTCTATTGTTGGGGTTTTTAAA AGTGTGTTTCTGCCTCAAGGCTATCCAGAGAGTGTCAGTGATGATTACCTGCAGTATCAGTTTTGGGATACAGTGCAG gcTTTCTCCAGCTCACTGTCAGGGACTCTGGCCACTCAGGCCTCTCTCAGAGGAGTCGGAGTTGGAAACCAAGAGGCAACAGTGGCTGCAGCCACAGTCACCTGGTTATTAAGAG ATGGAACTGGTATGTTGGGAAGAATCCTCTTCGCCTGGCGGAAAGG GACAAAACTGGACTCTGAGGCCAAAAAATGGAG GATGTTTGCCGATGTTCTCAATGACATGGCCATGTTCATGGAGATATTGGCTCCACACTTTCCTGCTTGCTTCACCTTGATTGTGTGTACTGCAGGGGTATTCAAG TCCATTGTCGGAGTGGCAGGCGGAGCGACCAGAGCTGCTCTGACTGTTCATCAGGCTCGCAGAGACAACATGGCTGACATCTCTGCCAAAGATGGCAGTCAG gAGACTTTAGTGAATTTGGCTGGACTGCTGATCAGTTTGATTCTCATCCCCCTTATCACTGATAATCCTGT aCTGACTCTCagcctcttcttcctcttcaccatGCTCCACCTCTTTGCCAATTACAAGGCTGTGCGTTCGGTTGTCATGGAAACCTTCAATGAGGCGCGGCTTTCGATCGTGTTACAGCAATACCTGAGAGACAAACGAATCCTGAGTCCACTTGAGGCCAATCAGAGAGAGCCAGTTTTCTTGG AATTTACGAAAACGGCGCCAATCAGACTCGGAGTGAGGCTACAGGAGGTTGTGCAAAG CCCGGAGGAACTTCAGTTGACTTTGAAGAACAACAACATGCCTTACATCTTAGGAGTGAGAAACG ggtgcatttgtgtttgtttgggacCAAAAGCATCAGTACATGATGAAATCAGAGTGATGTGCCAGGCTGTGTGGGTCAGCAGCACGATGAGCCCTCCAGCTCACACAGAACCCActacacaacagcagcaaa GTCACTGGGAAATGGTGCATGAGAGCCACAAACTGATGGACACAATTTTCAATCCATTTCTCAAAG GTGTGGAAGCTGCAGGATGGGACACAAAACGAACTCTGCTGGACTGGGATGAATGGAGGGTTGAGTGGAAATCTAAAAGCAACTGA